One Serratia liquefaciens genomic window, GCGCCGCACAAAACCAGGCGCTTCGGGCAATGCTACTGGTCAAGGATGGCGTTATTTACTGTTCCAGCCTGTTTGGTTCCCGCAAATATATTTTCAGTGCTATTTTGCCCACAATAGCAAACGATGGCGCGAAGCTGGCGCTGCGCCCTTCGCTTTCGGTCGCCAAAGGTGTCCCCACCCTGATTATGTGGACGCCAGAAGAAGACAACAATCACCGTAACGGCGTCTTGCACGTCTTCAATATTGAACTGCTGGCAAACTTTCTGCTCGAGCCTCAGGAGCCCTATGCACAACGGGTGGTGCTGAACGTCGGTGACTACAGTCTGGAATACGGCCGCCGCGAGATCCTGCGCAGTGCCAGCCTGACGAACGACCTGCGCTATACCGCAAAGTCGACGCAATACCCCTTTTCTATTTCGCTGTACGGGCCCCAGACCAATATGCTGGCACTGGCGGCGCTGCCGCGCCATATTCCGCTGTCGTTGTTGATCAGCCTGCTGGCAGCCTACGTGGTGTACCTGCTCACCGCCAACCGCATGAGTCTGTCATACCATATAGGACACGCCATCTCCCATCGCGAATTCCGCGTCTACTGTCAGCCGATCATCAACGCAGAAACCGGTCGCTGCGTTGGGGTTGAAACCCTGCTGCGCTGGAAAAACAAACGCCAGGGCTGGATCTCCCCGGACGTGTTCATCCCCTTGGCGGAACAGCATGGGTTAATCATCCCCCTGACCCGCTACCTGATGAGCACCGTGGTGGAAAACCTGCAGTTATTCCCGCCGCGACCGTCATTTTATATCAGCATCAACGTCGCCGCCGAGCATTTCAACGCGGTGACCATCATCGATGACATTCGCCGTCTGTGGCTGCCTGCCCAGCCGATGCCGTCGCTGATGCTGGAGCTGACCGAACGTACCGCGCTGTCGGAAATTCAGTATGAGCAGATCAAAACGCTGAAGGAAATGGGCATCATGCTGGCGATCGATGATTTTGGCACTGGGCATAGTTCGCTCAGCTACCTGAAAAAACTCAGTCCGGACGTGTTGAAGATCGATCGCGGGTTTACCGCCGCCATCGGTACCGATGCCATTAACGCCACGGTCACCGATACCATTATTACCTTGGCGCAGCGCCTGAAACTGAAACTGGTGGCTGAAGGGGTAGAAACCGCCGAACAGGTTGAATATTTGCGATCGCACGACGTGAATGCCCTGCAAGGCTTCTATTTTGCCAAGCCCATGCCGATCCATGTTTTCCCACTGTGGCTACAGCAGTACGAATCGCGGTTACGGACGGGGAGTCAGCGGGAGGAGCAAAAGGCAGGGCAGGAAAAAAAACCGGAGGCGTGATGCCTCCGGCTTGTGTTACTGATGTTCCTCGTCGTGAGGCTCCACTTTGGTGATGCGCACCAGCTCAATGCGGTACTCTGACACCTCAATGACTTCGAACCGCAGCCGGTTCAGCTCCACCACGTCACCCACCACCGGCATTTGGCCGTAATGGGCCAGCAGGAACCCCGCCAAGGTGGCGTAATCCGCCGTCGGGCTGACCAGATCTTCGCAGTTCAACGCCTGCTCCAGCGAGTGCATATCGGCACCGCCTTTTACCAGCCAGCTGTTGGCTTCCACCACGATATCCGGCGTTTCGTCCTCATCGGGGAACTCACCGGCAATGGCTTCCAGCACGTCCAAAGGCGTCACCAGCCCCTGCACCACGCCGAACTCATTGGTGACTACCACCAGTCGCCCTTTGGCACGACGCAGCACTGCCAGCAGATTAATCACGTCCATGGTTTCCGGCACCACGATCGGCGGCGTGCGCGCAGCGAACTCGGCGATATCTTCGCCCTGTTCTACCGCCACCAGCAGATCCTTGGCGCGAACCACGCCGATAATTTCATCCAGAGAATCACGGCAAACCGGGAACAGGCTGTGTGGGGTATCCAACAGCTGTTCGCGTACCTCTTCGCGGGAACGATCGCAATCCACCCATGAAATTTCGGTGCGCGGAGTCATCACGCTACGCAGGGAACGCGAAGCCAGCGTCAACACGCCGCTGATCATATAGCGCTCTTCTTCCGCGAAGGTTTCATTCACCGGCAACGGTGCCGCTTCATCCGTCTGCTGCGCCCGCTGTTGGCCCATCAGGCGCATGATCGCCTCAGCGGTACGTTCACGCATCGGGCGATGTGCCTGGTGCTTGATAAAGTTACGGCGCGCGATTTGGTTAAACAGCTCAATCAGGATCGAGAAGCCAATCGCAGCGTACAGATAACCTTTCGGAATATGCATGCCAAAGCCTTCGGCGATCAGGCTCAGGCCGATCATCAACAGGAAGCTCAGACACAGCACCACGATAGTCGGATGCGCATTCACGAAGTTAGTCAGCGGTTTGGAGGCCACCAACATCACCACCATAGCGATAACCACGGCGGTCATCATCACCGGCAGGTCGTTCACCATCCCCACGGCGGTAATCACCGCGTCGAGCGAGAACACTGCGTCAAGGATCACAATTTGCACCACCACCGCCCAGAACTTGGCGTAACCGCGGTTGGCGCCATCCTGATGCGTCTGCCCTTCCAGCCGTTCGTGCAACTCCATGGTGGCCTTGAACAACAGGAACACACCACCGAACAGCAGGATCAGATCGCGGCCGGAGAAGCTGAAGTCCGCGACGCTAAACAGCGGCGTGGTCAGCGTAACCATCCAGGAAATCACCGACAGCAGGCCCAAACGCATAAACAGCGCCAGCGACAATCCGAGGATACGCGCTTTATCACGCTGCTTCGGCGGCAGCTTATCGGCCAGAATGGCGATAAACACCAGGTTGTCGATGCCCAGTACAATTTCCAACACGATCAGTGTCAGTAACCCAGCCCAAATTGAGGGGTCCATTAAAAATTCCATATCAGACTCCGGAAAAAAGACAGGATTGCCGAGCAAGGCTCAGGCGTGAGAATGCCAACGCAGAATAAGCGCAGACAGCAACAGCAAGATAACGGGATTGTAGTACCGGGGAATGACCGAGCGGCCGTGTGATTTTTGCAACGCCAGCGGGTGGCGGGTGGAACCTTGAAAAACAGTAACTTCGGTGACAGTCCATAGGGTGGGCTGAGGCCCTTCACTCCTAAATATGAAAGAGGAAATACTCTAGCAGGAATTTTTTGGTCGGCAAAGAAGCTTTTTTACCTTCTGCA contains:
- a CDS encoding EAL domain-containing protein, translated to MLMTQLTVTKYRYYRWLLAGAVGLAILLLSLYTRYYQEIGSIEHNRQVLAHRTVTKINNLLVPAEQQAKRSMPLLTSTCETVMPTLRFRAAQNQALRAMLLVKDGVIYCSSLFGSRKYIFSAILPTIANDGAKLALRPSLSVAKGVPTLIMWTPEEDNNHRNGVLHVFNIELLANFLLEPQEPYAQRVVLNVGDYSLEYGRREILRSASLTNDLRYTAKSTQYPFSISLYGPQTNMLALAALPRHIPLSLLISLLAAYVVYLLTANRMSLSYHIGHAISHREFRVYCQPIINAETGRCVGVETLLRWKNKRQGWISPDVFIPLAEQHGLIIPLTRYLMSTVVENLQLFPPRPSFYISINVAAEHFNAVTIIDDIRRLWLPAQPMPSLMLELTERTALSEIQYEQIKTLKEMGIMLAIDDFGTGHSSLSYLKKLSPDVLKIDRGFTAAIGTDAINATVTDTIITLAQRLKLKLVAEGVETAEQVEYLRSHDVNALQGFYFAKPMPIHVFPLWLQQYESRLRTGSQREEQKAGQEKKPEA
- a CDS encoding TerC family protein, producing MEFLMDPSIWAGLLTLIVLEIVLGIDNLVFIAILADKLPPKQRDKARILGLSLALFMRLGLLSVISWMVTLTTPLFSVADFSFSGRDLILLFGGVFLLFKATMELHERLEGQTHQDGANRGYAKFWAVVVQIVILDAVFSLDAVITAVGMVNDLPVMMTAVVIAMVVMLVASKPLTNFVNAHPTIVVLCLSFLLMIGLSLIAEGFGMHIPKGYLYAAIGFSILIELFNQIARRNFIKHQAHRPMRERTAEAIMRLMGQQRAQQTDEAAPLPVNETFAEEERYMISGVLTLASRSLRSVMTPRTEISWVDCDRSREEVREQLLDTPHSLFPVCRDSLDEIIGVVRAKDLLVAVEQGEDIAEFAARTPPIVVPETMDVINLLAVLRRAKGRLVVVTNEFGVVQGLVTPLDVLEAIAGEFPDEDETPDIVVEANSWLVKGGADMHSLEQALNCEDLVSPTADYATLAGFLLAHYGQMPVVGDVVELNRLRFEVIEVSEYRIELVRITKVEPHDEEHQ